A genomic region of Drosophila kikkawai strain 14028-0561.14 chromosome X, DkikHiC1v2, whole genome shotgun sequence contains the following coding sequences:
- the TwdlX gene encoding uncharacterized protein TwdlX, with the protein MKQFVVLACLALIGGSLAAPRPDVSHLAGYAYQAGGFNGNLVTNQVVSAPVVTTSYQPTAAGTNYFSSAPAIGQLSGGGGASYQVGSAGSSGISYQVGSSGSSGSLGYQAESSGVSDSIGLAGLQPGPTINYNEQESYISHLANFQPAQISKHFYIHSAPEDHDEQQIVRYVNVGRPQKNYRVVFINAPSSTTSKAKIIANVAPVEEKTAIYVLSKKSNALDVSAEVVTQRPVQNKPEVFFVKYKTPQEAAHAQQTIQANYDALGGTSETSNEGVIATSSVIGSLGDNGASGVVTDASGGLNIVGTGGVPTVEAGFNGGGIAYDGEGSQRQVISQVISGTNAQATYLPVKPVRK; encoded by the exons ATGAAGCAGTTTGTG GTTCTGGCCTGCCTGGCCCTGATCGGTGGCTCCTTGGCCGCTCCCCGTCCGGATGTCAGCCACTTGGCCGGCTATGCCTATCAGGCTGGTGGCTTTAATGGCAACCTCGTCACCAATCAGGTGGTGAGTGCACCGGTGGTGACCACCTCTTACCAGCCCACGGCTGCCGGCACCAACTACTTCAGCTCTGCCCCAGCCATCGGACAGctgagcggcggcggcggagctaGCTACCAAGTGGGTTCTGCCGGCTCTTCGGGCATCAGCTACCAGGTGGGCTCTTCGGGCTCCTCCGGTTCCTTGGGCTACCAGGCCGAGTCCTCTGGCGTTTCGGACAGCATCGGCCTGGCCGGTCTGCAGCCCGGCCCCACCATCAATTACAACGAGCAGGAGTCGTACATCAGCCACCTGGCCAACTTCCAGCCCGCCCAGATCAGCAAGCACTTCTACATCCACAGTGCCCCTGAGGATCATGATGAGCAGCAGATCGTCCGCTATGTGAACGTGGGCAGGCCCCAGAAGAACTACCGTGTGGTGTTCATCAATGCTCCCTCCTCCACCACCAGCAAGGCCAAGATTATTGCCAATGTGGCTCCTGTTGAGGAGAAGACCGCCATCTATGTCCTGTCCAAGAAGTCCAATGCTTTGGATGTCTCCGCCGAGGTGGTCACACAGCGCCCGGTGCAGAACAAGCCGGAGGTCTTCTTCGTCAAGTACAAGACGCCACAGGAGGCGGCCCATGCCCAGCAGACCATTCAGG CCAACTATGATGCTCTGGGTGGAACCTCGGAGACCAGCAACGAGGGCGTCATTGCCACCTCTTCGGTGATCGGTAGCTTGGGCGACAATGGCGCCTCCGGCGTTGTGACAGATGCCAGCGGTGGCCTGAACATTGTTGGAACCGGTGGTGTGCCCACCGTGGAGGCTGGTTTCAATGGCGGTGGCATTGCCTACGATGGTGAGGGTAGCCAGCGCCAGGTGATCAGTCAGGTGATCTCCGGCACCAATGCCCAGGCCACTTATCTGCCCGTAAAGCCGGTGCGAAAGTAG
- the LOC108085971 gene encoding uncharacterized protein — protein MIYRCVGSDRIEPNRRASTKKLNTEPPAVGARGSAATELGDVMEAAKSTSRQLARRRREQRGQRQEELFSSRMPDRIRRLTIAVRRPPATTESNWTSSMKPTPSPSRQTFGHSSLYTVRGPKPSLLSQRSHRAVEPFRAAPAKNRQQHHQHKLPGSGTWWKAKPVKAKVDSHWLKPHHYRQSRCCSQVAMPSPEPGQAKNNPNRSLTEAHEQLELMLSRIERARDYLPPPPPTPATTTSRRRSGPMVSVRGGAKAKGVRRHMAQPPPAPPASPMNSARRGRVSFEISEAEPVPLVHNPQSLMPAKRDALLELLQRREQHDRGMVDMVRSAKDGDHSARETMRMMLSLSLNESPYSGRDWKASGSGCRLKERQQLHQIESKELPMILRSSQGRTTAGELREGKPELMINMEEKIQQLNERQEQAMRERAELELHKQLVTICREKRRQRDERKQLAEWKKQQRCDGGGDAIDAQPQITIRLRDPLARAPSSIPVPFDPWKQLLQERDRFVGQCNRSYFYNSSQSPAPWKIYAKVARKLSSQLMDILDAKFKQSIN, from the exons ATGATATACCGTTGTGTCGGATCGGATCGAATCGAACCGAACCGGCGAGCGTCGACCAAGAAACTAAATACTGAACCGCCGGCCGTCGGCGCTCGAGGCAGCGCAGCAACAGAGCTGGGCGACGTCATGGAAGCGGCGAAGTCAACTTCGCGGCAGTTGGCGCGCAGGCGCCGCGAGCAAAGGGGCCAACGGCAGGAGGAGCTCTTCTCCTCCAGGATGCCGGATCGAATTCGCAGGCTCACCATTGCCGTGCGGCGTCCCCCCGCCACAACCGAGTCCAACTGGACTTCCTCCATGAAGCCTACGCCTTCGCCATCGCGACAG ACCTTTGGACACTCCAGTCTCTACACGGTAAGAGGGCCGAAGCCTTCGCTACTCAGCCAAAGGAGCCATCGGGCAGTGGAACCGTTTAGAGCTGCGCCAGCTAAAAACCGCCAGCAGCATCATCAACATAAGCTGCCCGGCTCTGGGACCTGGTGGAAGGCCAAGCCCGTCAAGGCCAAGGTGGACTCGCACTGGCTTAAGCCCCACCATTACCGCCAGTCCAGGTGTTGCTCCCAGGTAGCCATGCCATCTCCAGAACCAGGACAAGCCAAGAACAACCCCAACAGATCCCTCACAGAGGCTCATGAACAGCTGGAGCTGATGCTGTCAAGGATTGAGCGGGCCAGAGACTAcctgccaccgccgccgcccactcctgccaccaccaccagcagaaGGCGAAGTGGCCCGATGGTGTCGGTGAGGGGCGGGGCCAAGGCCAAGGGCGTGCGCCGCCATATGGCACAGCCACCGCCAGCACCACCGGCTTCACCCATGAATAGTGCCCGACGAGGACGCGTCTCCTTCGAGATTTCCGAAGCAGAGCCTGTTCCGCTTGTCCACAACCCGCAGAGCCTGATGCCCGCCAAGCGGGATGCTCTGCTGGAGCTGCTTCAGCGAAGGGAGCAGCATGACAGGGGCATGGTGGACATGGTGCGCAGCGCCAAGGATGGGGATCACTCCGCCAGGGAGACCATGCGGATGATGCT ATCCCTCAGCCTAAACGAATCCCCGTACAGCGGCAGAGACTGGAAGGCATCCGGATCCGGTTGCCGCCTTAAGGAGCGTCAGCAGTTGCATCAAATCGAATCGAAGGAGTTACCAATGATCCTGCGCAGCTCCCAAGGTCGCACCACGGCCGGGGAGCTAAGAGAGGGAAAACCAGAGTTAATGATCAACATGGAGGAAAAGATACAACAGTTGAACGAGCGACAGGAGCAGGCCATGAGGGAACGGGCCGAGCTAGAGCTGCACAAGCAGCTGGTGACCATCTGCCGGGAGAAGCGACGTCAGCGGGATGAGAGGAAACAGCTGGCCGAATGGAAGAAGCAGCAACGATGCGATGGTGGTGGCGATGCCATCGATGCCCAGCCCCAAATCACTATTCGCCTAAGGGATCCGCTTGCTCGTGCCCCTAGTTCCATTCCCGTTCCCTTCGATCCCTGGAAACAGCTTCTCCAGGAGCGGGATCGCTTCGTGGGCCAATGCAACCGCAGCTACTTCTACAACAGCTCACAGAGCCCGGCACCCTGGAAAATATATGCCAA AGTGGCCAGAAAACTCAGCTCCCAGCTAATGGATATCCTAGATGCCAAGTTCAAGCAATCCATTAACTAA
- the LOC108085972 gene encoding transforming growth factor beta-1-induced transcript 1 protein, with amino-acid sequence MSDAETICHKCNEPIQQRIITALGKTWHPEHFACKDCQRPITEATFNIQNDEPVCSDCFVKNYSGTCFGCKKPILERTIKAMEQSWHEECFVCNGPCKKPLVGTSFYERDGHPYCRVDFEQLFAARCAGCSQPITENAIVALNAKWHRDCFKCKKCATPITASTFAVEDNKPICTACSD; translated from the exons ATG TCGGACGCGGAGACCATCTGTCACAAGTGTAATGAGCCCATCCAGCAGCGCATCATCACGGCTCTGGGGAAGACCTGGCATCCGGAGCATTTTGCCTGCAAGGACTGCCAGCGTCCCATCACCGAGGCTACCTTCAACATTCAAAACGATGAACCAGTGTGCTCAGATTGCTTTGTAAAGAATTACTCAGGAACCTGTTTTGGTTGCAAGAAGCCCATCCTGGAG CGCACCATCAAGGCCATGGAGCAGTCCTGGCACGAGGAGTGCTTCGTGTGCAATGGCCCCTGCAAGAAGCCGCTGGTGGGCACCTCCTTCTACGAGCGTGACGGCCATCCCTACTGCCGCGTGGACTTTGAGCAGCTCTTTGCCGCCCGCTGTGCCGGCTGCAGTCAGCCGATAACGGAGAACGCCATTGTGGCCCTCAATGCCAAGTGGCATCGCGACTGCTTCAAGTGCAAG AAATGCGCCACTCCCATCACGGCCAGCACCTTTGCCGTGGAGGATAACAAGCCCATATGCACGGCCTGCTCGGACTAG
- the LOC108085978 gene encoding uncharacterized protein isoform X1 produces the protein MHYTDFSGLSFSEHGGPSGNLEFRFSGPGSIPNAVQQYNVLRGAELAEMRRRKERTTATSVFPVFCKVRCPGSDVTSMVTSRDVDVVTQLSLDSQTSITNEDHDHDDSADVDIKCAMGDLMRLCGGAESPPKTRVKGKGKPKASKIKNTAKSSRKVPQQQQHHYQNGDFLDRLKNLHLEVCAELQTLVDEEVKKPSPSPSPRVKRVPRKLKKPNTQRQEGGGPPQNRSKTQEPSPRIVDRVFYEDYFLPQPKWVDIIPSAVMSQGIKVNVCTCPAATQQSAYKFMEQYGSIEPESLTPFFQEDSDLDHEFADRKGYLRYVEPRPRLNNDETPGNAEHGIVDPSQPLAAKPCFVELERRPHQLSLLRSLSPMRYTSQCSELAQKPDSLAKSLPQARKAAMEKGRPRKAKIPRSITARSKPVSKLKATSANGRLPAGSQPEGRVLLNTLKDPAPPPPPTPAPQPAQVTMPKRQQKRRKPSPVVVYSKSLDDLKSEKQRIYNKISFTHERIIGALDKLQISLLQLPPARQRSVQEQEKRKRNAFEFCVRFARNFLYPLKGMIDDVRLTSVANFNSAISNEACHRVMCVYGLMLQSIQTYQRQLRYFLLEKVAQKLSAVIEMIYTMTNCCLDKNILARHDPVVESLLERCTRFLSFIEDMQEERCKLARETLRRRHIHPLQLGHVQVSPRVRSRRSHFQQSPRPTLAIRQSKQEKFRSHKRYDLKMCLNDFKVYEPRVVPKERPRPNDKIFRRRRRNSQVTGSPVADPPSELHPVKDNIQTQMQIQAATEGGGGEDSTSTLSLTTTTTTAENQGNWASREREPFPLREAMLEAVRRATRSQLQEVLDPMMRSLKAVVNQKMSKMGDA, from the coding sequence TTTTCCGGACCGGGATCCATACCAAATGCCGTTCAGCAATACAATGTCCTGCGTGGCGCCGAGCTGGCCGAGATGAGGCGTCGGAAGGAGCGTACAACAGCAACCTCAGTGTTTCCCGTCTTCTGCAAGGTGCGTTGTCCCGGCAGCGATGTGACCAGCATGGTCACATCCCGCGACGTAGACGTGGTCACCCAGCTGTCTCTCGATTCGCAAACTTCTATTACCAACGAAGACCATGATCATGATGACAGTGCTGATGTAGACATCAAGTGTGCAATGGGCGACTTAATGCGTCTTTGTGGGGGCGCAGAATCCCCTCCAAAGACCAGGGTCAAAGGCAAAGGAAAGCCCAAGGCcagcaaaatcaaaaatacGGCCAAGAGCTCCAGGAAAgtaccacaacaacaacaacatcattaCCAGAACGGTGACTTTTTGGATAGACTCAAGAATCTCCATCTCGAAGTGTGCGCAGAGTTGCAGACCCTGGTGGACGAGGAGGTGAAGAAGCCAAGCCCCTCGCCCAGCCCAAGGGTAAAGAGGGTTCccaggaaattaaaaaaaccgAACACCCAGCGGCAGGAGGGCGGGGGACCACCCCAGAACAGATCCAAGACCCAGGAGCCCTCACCAAGAATCGTGGATCGAGTCTTTTACGAGGACTACTTCCTGCCACAGCCCAAGTGGGTGGACATCATACCCTCGGCCGTGATGTCGCAGGGCATCAAGGTGAATGTGTGCACCTGTCCGGCCGCCACGCAACAGTCCGCCTACAAGTTCATGGAGCAGTACGGCAGCATTGAGCCAGAGTCTTTGACACCCTTCTTCCAGGAGGACAGCGATCTGGATCACGAGTTTGCCGATCGCAAGGGTTATCTTCGCTACGTGGAGCCCCGTCCTCGGCTCAATAACGACGAAACTCCGGGCAACGCGGAGCACGGCATCGTGGATCCCTCCCAGCCGCTAGCTGCAAAACCCTGCTTCGTCGAGCTGGAAAGGCGACCGCACCAGCTGAGCTTGCTCAGGAGCCTCTCGCCCATGCGGTACACATCGCAGTGCTCCGAACTGGCCCAGAAGCCAGACAGTCTGGCCAAGAGCCTGCCACAAGCCAGAAAGGCAGCGATGGAGAAGGGTCGGCCAAGGAAGGCAAAGATTCCACGATCCATTACGGCGAGATCTAAGCCAGTGTCCAAGTTGAAAGCCACCTCTGCCAATGGCCGCTTGCCGGCAGGATCTCAGCCAGAGGGAAGGGTGTTGCTCAATACCCTTAAGGACCCtgcaccgccaccaccaccaactcCAGCACCACAACCGGCGCAGGTGACCATGCCAAAGCGCCAACAGAAGCGACGCAAGCCCAGCCCCGTTGTGGTATATAGCAAGTCTCTGGATGACCTCAAATCCGAGAAGCAAAGGATCTACAACAAGATCTCATTCACCCACGAGCGGATCATCGGGGCTCTGGACAAGCTGCAGATCAgcctgctgcagctgccgccCGCCCGCCAGCGCAGTgtccaggagcaggagaagcgCAAGCGCAATGCCTTCGAGTTCTGCGTCCGCTTCGCCCGGAATTTTCTGTATCCGCTCAAGGGAATGATTGACGATGTGAGGCTAACCTCGGTGGCCAACTTCAATAGTGCCATCTCCAACGAGGCCTGTCACCGGGTGATGTGCGTCTACGGCCTGATGCTGCAGTCCATCCAGACCTATCAGCGCCAGCTGCGCTACTTCCTGCTGGAGAAGGTGGCCCAGAAGCTGAGCGCTGTCATCGAGATGATCTACACGATGACCAACTGCTGTCTGGACAAGAACATACTGGCTCGCCACGATCCGGTGGTGGAGAGTCTGCTGGAGCGGTGCACCCGCTTCCTAAGCTTCATCGAGGACATGCAGGAGGAGCGCTGCAAGCTGGCTCGCGAGACGCTGCGGCGACGGCACATCCATCCGTTGCAGCTGGGTCACGTTCAGGTTTCGCCACGCGTGCGTTCTCGCCGCTCCCACTTCCAACAATCCCCCCGACCGACCCTGGCCATAAGACAGTCGAAGCAGGAGAAGTTCCGCTCCCACAAGCGCTATGACCTAAAGATGTGCCTGAACGATTTCAAGGTCTACGAGCCGCGTGTGGTGCCCAAGGAGCGACCAAGACCCAATGATAAGATTTTTCGCCGACGCAGGAGGAACTCCCAAGTGACCGGATCTCCGGTGGCTGATCCGCCCTCCGAGCTGCATCCCGTCAAGGACAACATTCAGACTCAGATGCAGATCCAGGCGGCCACCGAAGGTGGCGGCGGTGAGGACTCCACTAGCACCCTGAGCctgaccaccaccaccaccacggcGGAGAATCAAGGAAATTGGGCGTCCAGGGAGAGAGAGCCGTTCCCTCTGCGCGAGGCCATGCTGGAGGCTGTGCGACGGGCCACCCGGTCGCAGCTCCAGGAGGTCCTGGATCCCATGATGCGTTCACTGAAGGCCGTGGTGAATCAGAAGATGTCCAAAATGGGCGATGCCTAG
- the LOC108085978 gene encoding uncharacterized protein isoform X2, giving the protein MRRRKERTTATSVFPVFCKVRCPGSDVTSMVTSRDVDVVTQLSLDSQTSITNEDHDHDDSADVDIKCAMGDLMRLCGGAESPPKTRVKGKGKPKASKIKNTAKSSRKVPQQQQHHYQNGDFLDRLKNLHLEVCAELQTLVDEEVKKPSPSPSPRVKRVPRKLKKPNTQRQEGGGPPQNRSKTQEPSPRIVDRVFYEDYFLPQPKWVDIIPSAVMSQGIKVNVCTCPAATQQSAYKFMEQYGSIEPESLTPFFQEDSDLDHEFADRKGYLRYVEPRPRLNNDETPGNAEHGIVDPSQPLAAKPCFVELERRPHQLSLLRSLSPMRYTSQCSELAQKPDSLAKSLPQARKAAMEKGRPRKAKIPRSITARSKPVSKLKATSANGRLPAGSQPEGRVLLNTLKDPAPPPPPTPAPQPAQVTMPKRQQKRRKPSPVVVYSKSLDDLKSEKQRIYNKISFTHERIIGALDKLQISLLQLPPARQRSVQEQEKRKRNAFEFCVRFARNFLYPLKGMIDDVRLTSVANFNSAISNEACHRVMCVYGLMLQSIQTYQRQLRYFLLEKVAQKLSAVIEMIYTMTNCCLDKNILARHDPVVESLLERCTRFLSFIEDMQEERCKLARETLRRRHIHPLQLGHVQVSPRVRSRRSHFQQSPRPTLAIRQSKQEKFRSHKRYDLKMCLNDFKVYEPRVVPKERPRPNDKIFRRRRRNSQVTGSPVADPPSELHPVKDNIQTQMQIQAATEGGGGEDSTSTLSLTTTTTTAENQGNWASREREPFPLREAMLEAVRRATRSQLQEVLDPMMRSLKAVVNQKMSKMGDA; this is encoded by the coding sequence ATGAGGCGTCGGAAGGAGCGTACAACAGCAACCTCAGTGTTTCCCGTCTTCTGCAAGGTGCGTTGTCCCGGCAGCGATGTGACCAGCATGGTCACATCCCGCGACGTAGACGTGGTCACCCAGCTGTCTCTCGATTCGCAAACTTCTATTACCAACGAAGACCATGATCATGATGACAGTGCTGATGTAGACATCAAGTGTGCAATGGGCGACTTAATGCGTCTTTGTGGGGGCGCAGAATCCCCTCCAAAGACCAGGGTCAAAGGCAAAGGAAAGCCCAAGGCcagcaaaatcaaaaatacGGCCAAGAGCTCCAGGAAAgtaccacaacaacaacaacatcattaCCAGAACGGTGACTTTTTGGATAGACTCAAGAATCTCCATCTCGAAGTGTGCGCAGAGTTGCAGACCCTGGTGGACGAGGAGGTGAAGAAGCCAAGCCCCTCGCCCAGCCCAAGGGTAAAGAGGGTTCccaggaaattaaaaaaaccgAACACCCAGCGGCAGGAGGGCGGGGGACCACCCCAGAACAGATCCAAGACCCAGGAGCCCTCACCAAGAATCGTGGATCGAGTCTTTTACGAGGACTACTTCCTGCCACAGCCCAAGTGGGTGGACATCATACCCTCGGCCGTGATGTCGCAGGGCATCAAGGTGAATGTGTGCACCTGTCCGGCCGCCACGCAACAGTCCGCCTACAAGTTCATGGAGCAGTACGGCAGCATTGAGCCAGAGTCTTTGACACCCTTCTTCCAGGAGGACAGCGATCTGGATCACGAGTTTGCCGATCGCAAGGGTTATCTTCGCTACGTGGAGCCCCGTCCTCGGCTCAATAACGACGAAACTCCGGGCAACGCGGAGCACGGCATCGTGGATCCCTCCCAGCCGCTAGCTGCAAAACCCTGCTTCGTCGAGCTGGAAAGGCGACCGCACCAGCTGAGCTTGCTCAGGAGCCTCTCGCCCATGCGGTACACATCGCAGTGCTCCGAACTGGCCCAGAAGCCAGACAGTCTGGCCAAGAGCCTGCCACAAGCCAGAAAGGCAGCGATGGAGAAGGGTCGGCCAAGGAAGGCAAAGATTCCACGATCCATTACGGCGAGATCTAAGCCAGTGTCCAAGTTGAAAGCCACCTCTGCCAATGGCCGCTTGCCGGCAGGATCTCAGCCAGAGGGAAGGGTGTTGCTCAATACCCTTAAGGACCCtgcaccgccaccaccaccaactcCAGCACCACAACCGGCGCAGGTGACCATGCCAAAGCGCCAACAGAAGCGACGCAAGCCCAGCCCCGTTGTGGTATATAGCAAGTCTCTGGATGACCTCAAATCCGAGAAGCAAAGGATCTACAACAAGATCTCATTCACCCACGAGCGGATCATCGGGGCTCTGGACAAGCTGCAGATCAgcctgctgcagctgccgccCGCCCGCCAGCGCAGTgtccaggagcaggagaagcgCAAGCGCAATGCCTTCGAGTTCTGCGTCCGCTTCGCCCGGAATTTTCTGTATCCGCTCAAGGGAATGATTGACGATGTGAGGCTAACCTCGGTGGCCAACTTCAATAGTGCCATCTCCAACGAGGCCTGTCACCGGGTGATGTGCGTCTACGGCCTGATGCTGCAGTCCATCCAGACCTATCAGCGCCAGCTGCGCTACTTCCTGCTGGAGAAGGTGGCCCAGAAGCTGAGCGCTGTCATCGAGATGATCTACACGATGACCAACTGCTGTCTGGACAAGAACATACTGGCTCGCCACGATCCGGTGGTGGAGAGTCTGCTGGAGCGGTGCACCCGCTTCCTAAGCTTCATCGAGGACATGCAGGAGGAGCGCTGCAAGCTGGCTCGCGAGACGCTGCGGCGACGGCACATCCATCCGTTGCAGCTGGGTCACGTTCAGGTTTCGCCACGCGTGCGTTCTCGCCGCTCCCACTTCCAACAATCCCCCCGACCGACCCTGGCCATAAGACAGTCGAAGCAGGAGAAGTTCCGCTCCCACAAGCGCTATGACCTAAAGATGTGCCTGAACGATTTCAAGGTCTACGAGCCGCGTGTGGTGCCCAAGGAGCGACCAAGACCCAATGATAAGATTTTTCGCCGACGCAGGAGGAACTCCCAAGTGACCGGATCTCCGGTGGCTGATCCGCCCTCCGAGCTGCATCCCGTCAAGGACAACATTCAGACTCAGATGCAGATCCAGGCGGCCACCGAAGGTGGCGGCGGTGAGGACTCCACTAGCACCCTGAGCctgaccaccaccaccaccacggcGGAGAATCAAGGAAATTGGGCGTCCAGGGAGAGAGAGCCGTTCCCTCTGCGCGAGGCCATGCTGGAGGCTGTGCGACGGGCCACCCGGTCGCAGCTCCAGGAGGTCCTGGATCCCATGATGCGTTCACTGAAGGCCGTGGTGAATCAGAAGATGTCCAAAATGGGCGATGCCTAG